The sequence TCACGCTCAGCGCGAGCAGCGTGACCCGTCGCCCGATCCGTCCCACGAGACGCCCGGCCAGCGGTGCCGTCGTGGCCGCGCCCGCGGCGAAGGGCGTCATCAGCAGGGCGGCCTGCAACGGCGAGAGGCCGACCCCCTCCTGCAGGTGGACGGAGAGGACGAGGAAGATCCCCGTGAAGCCGGTGAAGTACAACGTGCCGACGAGCAGTCCGTTGGCATAGCCCGGGAGGCCGCGCAGCAGCGTCACGTCGAGCAGGGGTGGGAGTCCCCGACCCACGGTCTGCTTCTCCCAGCGGACGAACGTCCACGCCAGCGGCGGGAACGCTGCCAGGAGCAGCAGCGCAGGACCCGGCCCGGCTTCGAGGCTGATCAGTGGATAGAGCACCGCCAGCACGGCCAGCCCGAGCAGCAGCGCCCCCGGCAGGTCGACCCGGGGGTCCTGCTCGGCCTGGGCGCCGACGTCGTTGTCGGGGACGAGCCGGTGGATCAGGACGAGGGCGACGAGCCCGATGGGGACGTTGATCAGGAACAGCGCACGCCACCCGTTCTCCTCGCCGAGCAGGGCGATGAGCAGACCCCCGATGAGCGGGCCGGTGGCCGAGGCGATGGCGACGGTGAAGCCGAACATCCCGAAGGCACGGCCGCGCTCGGCGCCGCGGAAGAGCTGCTGGATCAGGCCGGAGTTCTGCGGCGTGAGCAGCCCGGCGCTCGCGCCCTGGGCGAGGCGGGCCAGGACGATCGTGACGGCGTTGGGGGCGAGGCCGACCGCGATGCTGGACAGCACGAACCCGACCATGCCGATCGTCATCAGCCGCCGTCGGCCGTGCGCGTCGCCGAGTCGCCCACCCGCGACCAGGGTCATCCCGAACGCCAGGGCGTAGCCCGACACCACCCACTGGATCGTCGCTGCGCTCGTGTCGAGACCGGCCCG comes from Nocardioides piscis and encodes:
- a CDS encoding MFS transporter: MSEHAAPYVPDPRRWRVLAVSLLVGFMSLLDVTIVNVAVPSIRAGLDTSAATIQWVVSGYALAFGMTLVAGGRLGDAHGRRRLMTIGMVGFVLSSIAVGLAPNAVTIVLARLAQGASAGLLTPQNSGLIQQLFRGAERGRAFGMFGFTVAIASATGPLIGGLLIALLGEENGWRALFLINVPIGLVALVLIHRLVPDNDVGAQAEQDPRVDLPGALLLGLAVLAVLYPLISLEAGPGPALLLLAAFPPLAWTFVRWEKQTVGRGLPPLLDVTLLRGLPGYANGLLVGTLYFTGFTGIFLVLSVHLQEGVGLSPLQAALLMTPFAAGAATTAPLAGRLVGRIGRRVTLLALSVMMTGTALSAWLVTSPTDSLWFTLAPAMFLAGVGGGGVISPNFTLTLAEVPPRMGGAAGGALQTGQRIGSALGAALLMTVYLTAAKVMDPAQAARWALVAALVVLSIALAAAVKSWRSGD